A genomic segment from Necator americanus strain Aroian chromosome III, whole genome shotgun sequence encodes:
- a CDS encoding hypothetical protein (NECATOR_CHRIII.G10241.T2) codes for MDDDQLRELFTSLAVLAQQGPIPVQAYSVLVHNHSPEALAEQLHQKWLADGRFAPIASNIVLHVRKTNSSGMALSSCVLALLLNDYRNRLEVRNRSRLMFRNSVKCIFEMYVVFLQIDSCVAKCLVKPMFKCLDILIDDNSDSEDFLAMGVLMTDHGSVLNNLNSYLVDKLIVKMRSKICSDDEQMNGYIRRIFLHVLDLWAFGWNELTIPESLTMDYHDSESEENFAPGRKKNVVKKEFDRHCRTLIPTAVSTAPLRVQPLAQLSVLHVVLTRPYFDCNEDGACIKVQRRILQMGPGLLGKKRQCPNCETPCYVTNQTNANCEDEYWKFGRCKC; via the exons ATGGATGATGACCAACTTCGAGAATTGTTCACCTCTTTAGCGGTCTTAGCCCAGCAAGGACCAATTCCAG TGCAGGCTTACAGTGTTTTGGTGCATAATCATTCACCAGAGGCGCTAGCAGAGCAGTTGCATCAAAAATGGTTAGCGGACGGTCGATTCGCCCCAATTGCCTCGAATATTGTGCTGCACGTCAGAAAG ACGAATTCGTCCGGAATGGCGTTATCATCATGTGTCCTTGCTTTGCtgttgaacgattatcgaaatcGACTGGAAGTAAGGAATCGTTCAAGACTCATGTTCAGAAACAGTGTGAAGTGTATATTTGA AATGTACGTGGTATTCCTTCAAATAGACTCTTGTGTAGCAAAATGTCTAGTGAAGCCAATGTTCAAATGTTTAGACATATTAATAGACGATAATTCGGACTCCGAAGATTTCTTG GCCATGGGCGTACTGATGACTGATCATGGATCTGTATTGAACAACTTGAATTCCTATTTGGTTGATAAACTGATTGTAAAAATGCGATCAAAGATCTGTTCGGATGATGAACAAATGAACGGATATATCAGACGGATATTCCTACAT GTTCTGGATCTTTGGGCGTTTGGATGGAATGAGCTCACAATACCAGAAAGCTTGACTATGGATTATCACGACAGCGAATCTGAAGAGAACTTCGCACCGggacgaaagaaaaatgttgtaaaGAAGGAATTTG ATCGCCACTGTCgcaccttgattccaaccgctgtctccacagcaccgcttcgagtgcagccgcttgcgcagttgtctgtgcttcatgtcgttttgactcgaccatACTTTGACTGCAATGAGGATGGAGCTTGTATCAAAGtccaaagaagaattttgcaaATGGGTCCTGGATTGCTAGGGAAGAAGCGACAATGTCCCAACTGCGAAACTCCCTGTTACGTCACGAACCAGACGAACGCGAATTGCGAAGATGAGTACTGGAAGTTTGGACGTTGCAAATGCTAG
- a CDS encoding hypothetical protein (NECATOR_CHRIII.G10241.T1) yields MDDDQLRELFTSLAVLAQQGPIPVQAYSVLVHNHSPEALAEQLHQKWLADGRFAPIASNIVLHVRKTNSSGMALSSCVLALLLNDYRNRLEVRNRSRLMFRNSVKCIFEMYVVFLQIDSCVAKCLVKPMFKCLDILIDDNSDSEDFLAMGVLMTDHGSVLNNLNSYLVDKLIVKMRSKICSDDEQMNGYIRRIFLHVLDLWAFGWNELTIPESLTMDYHDSESEENFAPGRKKNVVKKEFGSKESIV; encoded by the exons ATGGATGATGACCAACTTCGAGAATTGTTCACCTCTTTAGCGGTCTTAGCCCAGCAAGGACCAATTCCAG TGCAGGCTTACAGTGTTTTGGTGCATAATCATTCACCAGAGGCGCTAGCAGAGCAGTTGCATCAAAAATGGTTAGCGGACGGTCGATTCGCCCCAATTGCCTCGAATATTGTGCTGCACGTCAGAAAG ACGAATTCGTCCGGAATGGCGTTATCATCATGTGTCCTTGCTTTGCtgttgaacgattatcgaaatcGACTGGAAGTAAGGAATCGTTCAAGACTCATGTTCAGAAACAGTGTGAAGTGTATATTTGA AATGTACGTGGTATTCCTTCAAATAGACTCTTGTGTAGCAAAATGTCTAGTGAAGCCAATGTTCAAATGTTTAGACATATTAATAGACGATAATTCGGACTCCGAAGATTTCTTG GCCATGGGCGTACTGATGACTGATCATGGATCTGTATTGAACAACTTGAATTCCTATTTGGTTGATAAACTGATTGTAAAAATGCGATCAAAGATCTGTTCGGATGATGAACAAATGAACGGATATATCAGACGGATATTCCTACAT GTTCTGGATCTTTGGGCGTTTGGATGGAATGAGCTCACAATACCAGAAAGCTTGACTATGGATTATCACGACAGCGAATCTGAAGAGAACTTCGCACCGggacgaaagaaaaatgttgtaaaGAAGGAATTTGGTAGTAAGGAAAGTATAGTGTGA
- a CDS encoding hypothetical protein (NECATOR_CHRIII.G10242.T1) translates to MNCSREIYVIHTYILSVFIPEKQTKRKMELRIAKADRNDYLSRIRLFNPQFGSMTLKRTVQNKLNFLLVGD, encoded by the exons ATGAATTGTTCGCGTGAAATATACGTGATCCACACTTACATACTGTCTGTATTCATACCAGAGAAGCAAACAAAGAGGAAAATGGAGTTGAGGATTGCAAAAGCTGATCGTAATGACTACTTAAGCAG aattcgCCTTTTTAATCCTCAGTTTGGAAGCATGACATTAAAAAGAACTGTTCAAAATAAGTTGAATTTCCTATTGGTTGGAGATTGA